Within the Negativicutes bacterium genome, the region GAAACCGCGAGCAGATCATGCGTCACCAAAATAATCGTCATATTTCGATTTAAATCGGCCAGCAAGCTGTAAATCTGACTGCTGGAATTCGTATCCACGCTGGCAGTCGGTTCATCCAGCAGCAAAAGCTTCGGTTTGACCGCCAGCGCCCGCGCAATCAGCATCTTTTGAAATTCGCCGCCGGATAATTCCGTGATCTGGCGATTTGCCAGTTCGTAAATACCGACTTTCTCTAAAAGTGCCTCCACTTCCATTTTATCCTGCTTACTGTACCGGAAAAAAGGCTTCAATTCGGCTTTCAGCTTGCCGAATAAAACCACCTCGCGCAGCGTGATGGGAAATAATTTATCGATCGCAGAAAATTGCGGCACAAAACTGACCAATGATCTGTTCTGTGCTATTTTTTTGCCATAAATTGTTATTTCACCGCTGGTGATGGGAATCAAGCCGAGTATTGCTCTCAAAAGCGTCGATTTTCCGCCGCCGTTCGGTCCGATGATGCCGAGATATTCCCCCTCTTCCACATCCAGGTTAATCTCGGTGACCGCCGGTGTTTCCCCGTAATAGACCGTTAAATTCTCGATATGAACTGCTGTGCTCAATTGGTAACCCCCGCAATCGCTTCCGCCATACTCTCGAGATTTTTCAGATAATCGGCCGCCAAAGGCGCCAGTTTCCTCGTCGTACCGCCAATTTCCTCGGC harbors:
- a CDS encoding ABC transporter ATP-binding protein; amino-acid sequence: MSTAVHIENLTVYYGETPAVTEINLDVEEGEYLGIIGPNGGGKSTLLRAILGLIPITSGEITIYGKKIAQNRSLVSFVPQFSAIDKLFPITLREVVLFGKLKAELKPFFRYSKQDKMEVEALLEKVGIYELANRQITELSGGEFQKMLIARALAVKPKLLLLDEPTASVDTNSSSQIYSLLADLNRNMTIILVTHDLLAVSSQVHRLACLNNRLVYHGEPELTEGVVNTMYGCPVDLIAHGVPHRMLKEHQEGFKND